In Humulus lupulus chromosome 6, drHumLupu1.1, whole genome shotgun sequence, a single genomic region encodes these proteins:
- the LOC133786145 gene encoding uncharacterized protein LOC133786145 translates to MRSGRLTQYIKETGRPGASRQNSASAPAPRASDPVHTASDSTQEPLKQVPMIHGIVEPTDNQEHATKIHKRMEERVKRYKSLGHVVNLITSEDSSYPASAITFTEDDLKGVHLPHDDPLVISLQVDHCQLGRVLIDGGSGVDILFWEAFQKMGLEENQIRPSTMPILGFNSQRVYPKGVIRLTVVAAERALPVDFLIIDSTTSYNAIMGRNWIHRMQGQLQQDLPACLKGINLEEDQEKPQVTLDTLEQVGLDDADPSKTVLISTKFSGEERQTLIRFLKTRMGTFAWTPHDMPGIDPSVMSHSLNISNNFPPVKQKQRRFAPEVNQVIQEEVQWLLSTGAIEECLYPSWLANPVVVPKKNGKKRVCIDYTNLNKACPKDSCPLPKIGQMIDATAGYERMSFLDAYSG, encoded by the exons ATGAGGAGCGGGAGGCTTACCCAATACATCAAGGAGACAGGCAGACCAGGCGCCTCGCGACAGAACTCAGCTTCTGCCCCCGCTCCGCGGGCGTCAGACCCCGTGCACACAGCCTCTGACAGCACCCAGGAGCCTCTTAAGCAAGTCCCTATGATCCACGGGATCGTAGAACCCACCGATAACCAAGAGCATGCAACTAAAATCCACAAAAGGATGGAAGAACGAGTGAAGCGATACAAATCATTAGGCCACGTGGTCAATCTCATCACTTCAGAAGACAGTAGCTACCCAGCCTCTGCAATCACCTTCACCGAAGATGACCTGAAGGGCGTCCACCTACCCCAtgatgatccactcgtcatttcCCTACAAGTTGACCACTGCCAGCTGGGTAGAGTTCTGATCGATGGGGGCAGTGGGGTTGACatcctcttctgggaagccttccagaagatGGGGCTGGAGGAGAATCAGATCCGGCCCTCCACCATGCCCATTTTGGGATTCAATAGCCAAAGAGTCTATCCAAAGGGTGTCATTCGATTAACTGTGGTAGCTGCAGAACGCGCCCTGCCAGTAGACTTCCTCATTATAGACTCCACCACAAGTTACAACGCCATCATGGGGAGAAATTGGATCCACCGGATGCAGGGG CAATTACAGCAGGACTTACCAGCGTGCCTAAAAGGAATCAATCTAGAAGAAGACCAAGAAAAACCCCAAGTTACACTAGATACCTTAGAACAAGTGGGTCTAGACGACGCTGACCCCTCTAAAACAGTGCTGATAAGTACCAAGTTCTCTGGAGAAGAGAGGCAGACCCTCATACGATTTCTCAAGACCAGAATGGGAACTTTTGCTTGGACTCCACATGACATGCCCGGAATAGACCCTTCTGTCATGAGTCACAGTCTGAATATCTCCAATAACTTCCCACCCGTCAAGCAGAAGCAGAGGAGGTTCGCTCCAGAGGTGAATCAAGTCATACAAGAGGAGGTCCAATGGCTCTTGAGCACAGGGGCAATAGAAGAATGCTTATACCCCAGTTGGCTTGCCAACCCCGTCGTGGTACCAAAGAAGAATGGGAAAAAGAGAGTATGCATAGACTACACAAATTTAAACAAAGCGTGTCCAAAGGATAGCTGCCCTCTACCAAAGATCGGTCAGATGATAGACGCCACAGCAGGATATGAAAGGATGAGCTTCCTTGACGCTTACTCTGGATAA